From Micromonospora carbonacea:
GACGTCGTCGGCACCCTGGCCGCCGCCGAGACCGCCGCCGCCGATGCCGCCCGCGCCGCCGCCCGCCTGCTCGACTCCAGCGGCCGTCGGCCGATCAAGTACATCCCGGCCAACGGCGTCTACCAGGCCTGGCTCGCCGGCTCCGGCCCGCTCGGCAAGCTGCTCGCCCTCGTCGCCGCGAACGACGTCTCCGCCGTGCCCATGGTGCGTGACGAGGTAGTCGGGTTGCGGGGGCGGGCCAGCAAGGCGATCGACACGACCTTCGCCGCCCAGCGGCACAACCGCTCCAACCAGATCAGGGCCGGTGCCCGCAGCTCGCTGGTGGCCCGCTGGGACGAGGTGATCGAGCTGGCCGACCGCTGGGCCAGGCACGCCGAGCAGATGACGGAGAACGCCGCGGCCATGCACGCCGGGGCCTGGCAGGCCGGGCCGCTGGCGAAGCTCCGGCACCGGCTCGCCGCCGTCCGCGACGCCGTGCCGGCCGAACTCGCGGCACAGGCCGCCGGGGACCGGGCCGACGCGGCGGCCGTCGAGGCGGCGAGCCAGCTCTTCGCCGACGCGTTCGCGGTCTGCGACGGTGTCGCCCCGGCCGGGGAGGAGGCGCCGCCCGAGTTCGCCGCACACGCCGAGCTGCTCGCCGCGCCGCTGCCGCTGAACGCCGACTCGCTGCTGCCGAACGACGGGTTGACCCCGCAACACGTCGGCGTGCTGCTGGACCTCGCCGCCGCCGATCCCGTGCCGGCGGACGAGGCGTACGCGTTCCGCGCCGAACGCGGCGACCACGACCTGACGGCGGTGCTCATCGCCGGGGTCCGCGCCGTCGACCCGGCTGTCGCCGCAGGGCTCGACCGGCAGCGGACCGCCGACGTCCTGGCCACCCACGGGGAGGTCGACGACGAGATCACCGCACTCCGCAACCGGATCGACACCCGCCGGCTGGCCGGCGCGCTCGACGACCACCCGTGGGCCGCCCTCGCGGCACGCACCGAACGGCTGCACGACCTGACCCGTCGCGACTTCGGCCGGATCCGGGAACTCGCCGCCGAGATCAGCGCGGATCTCGACGTCTGGCAGCAGCGCAAGATCGACGAGACGATCGACCGGATCGCCGAACGCGCGCAGGACAGCGCCGTGGTCGCGGACGCCGCCGAACTCCTCACCGAGCTGGCCCGCCGGGGCGAGATCGCCAGCGCCGAGGAGTACCTCGAGCAGGCCCTCACCGGCGGCGCGCTGCCCGACTTCGCCGACGACACCGATCACCTGCGGCAGTTCTTCCCCGCCGTCCCCCGGATCGCGACCACGCATCCGCGCCTGCTGGAGGAGCTGCACGCGGCGCTCTCCGGCGAACCGGCCGGGGCCGCCGTCGACGCGCTCGTCGGCACCGGCGTCGCCGTGGCGCACCTGTCCGCGGCCCGGCGGGAGGCGGGCCGGCACGCAATCGGGGCGTGGTCGGCCCTCGCCGCCAGCGTCCGGGGCAAGAAGGTGGACGTGGCGACGGCGCTGCGCGCGGTCCTCGCCCAGGCCGGCCTCGAGTTCACGGATCTCCAACTCCAGCAGGCCGAGCGCGGCCAGCCGGGCCGACGCTGGTTGAGCATCAGCGGGGTACGCGGCACCGGGCAGGCCGTCACCCCGACGCTGGGCTCCGACATGAGCACCGACGGGGCGACCCTGCGCGTCCTGCTGGTCTACAACGCGCCGACGCCCGCGACTGTGATCGAGTGGCTGAGCGGCGAACCGAACCACCAGACCGTCCTGGCGTTGTGGCTCGTCGGCCCGCTGTCACCCGACGACCGCCGGGCCATCACGAACGCCGCCCGGGGCCGGCCCCGGCCGCCGCTGCTCCTGCTCGACGTGGCCGCGCTGGTCTACCTCGCCTGCCAGTCCGAGCCGAGGCGCAGCACGTTCGCCCTGACCTCGCTTCCGTTCACCGCCGCTAGCCCGTACCGGGACACGCCCGGTGACACGCCGCCAGAGATGTTCTACGGCCGTACGGAGGAACTCGCGGCGGTCATCGACCTCAACGGTCCGTCCTTCGTCTCGGGCGGTCGCCAGCTCGGCAAGTCGGCGCTGCTGCGCGCCGCCGAGCGCCGGTTCCGCGGCGACGGCCCGCAGCACGAGGCAGTCCTCACCTCGGTGTTCACGGTCGGTGGCGACGGAGACCCCGAGCGGTTGTGGTATGCGTTGTGGCCCCTGCTGAAGGGCCGGGAGATCGTCGACGGGCCGCCACCCGCCGCCGACATCGCCGCGGTCGTGCACGGTGCGATCCTGCGCTGGCTCGACGCCGACCGGACGCGGGCGTTGCTCGTCCTCCTCGACGAGGCGGACGCCTTCCTCGACGCCGACGCGGCCGGCAACCGGTTCACGCACGTCGACTGGTGCCGCCGGATCATGCTCGACTCGGGCCGCCGCGCCAAGATGGTCTTCGCCGGGCTGCACCGGACCGCCCGCTTCGAGACGCTGCCGAACCAACCGCTGTCCCACCTCGGCCGGCCGATCACCGTCGGGCCGCTGCGACCGCAGCACGCCTGCGACCTGCTGGCCCGCCCCCTGGCGGCGCTGGGGTTCACCTTCGCGGACCCCAAGGCGCTGCCGGCCCGGATCCTGGCGATGGCCAACAACATGCCGGCACTGCTGCAACTGTTCGGTGCCGCCCTCGTCGCGCACCTGACCGCTCAGCCGCTGCCCACCGACGGCCCGCCGCAGCAGATCACCCAGGCCGACGTCGACGCGGTGTTCAACGACGCGGAGCTTCGCGAGGCGTTCCGTGACAAGTACGTGCTCACCCTCAACCTCGACCACCGGTATCTGGTGATCGCTTACAGCGTCGCGGAGGCGGCCCACGAGCGGGGAATCGACGCGAGCCTGTCCATGGTCGAGCTGTCCGAGGCGTGTCGCATGTGGTGGCCCGCCGGGTTCGGCAGCTGCGGCGCGGACGTGTTCCGGGGACTGGTCACGGAGTGCGTCGACCTCGGGGTGCTCGCCATCGACGGTGGCCGGTACCGCCTTCGGACGCCCACCGTGCTGCGCCTGCTCGGCACCGAGGAGGAGGTGCTGGAGACCCTGTACACGGCACCGGAGCGGCTCACGGTCCCGTCCGCGTCCGACGGCGGGGCCTACCGCCGCCGGCTGGGGAAGGCGACCCGGTCGCCGCTGACCGAGCGGCAGTTCGGCCAGCTGTTCTCCGCGCGGCGCGCGGTCGTGCCGATCACCGGATCGGCCGTGCTCGGCATCGACGCCGTCCTCGCGGCGATCGAGACCGCCGAGAAGGAGGGCGCCGCCCGGATCCGGACGCTGCGGCACTGCGGCAGCGCCACCCCGGAGGGGGTACGGGCAGCCGTCGGGCGGGCGGCGGGTGACGGAACGCTGATCGTGGTGGACGGACGCAGGTTGTCCGCCCCGGCGCTGGACGGGATCCTCACCGCAGCGGCGGAGGCCGTGCGGCTGGCCAGGCCCGACGTCACCGTCGCCGTGTGCGCCGGGGTCGCCGGGGCTGCGGCGTGGATCGCCCGGGCGCAGCGCATCGAGCTCGCCCGGGTCGACAGCGCCGGGATGCGCCTCCTGTGCGACGAGGACAATCTGCCGTTCCGCGACGACGAGGCGCGGAGCCGGCTGCTCGTCGCCACCGGCGGATGGCCCACCGTCGTGGCGCGCGTGGCCGCCTCGCCCCCGACCGCGAGCAGCGGCCGCATCCTTGCCGACGTCGAGCAGTGGCTGGCCGGCCCCGGCCGGGCCGAGCTGGTCGCCGACGCCGGCGTCGGCCCGACACAGCCCGCCCTGGCGGCGGCGTTCGCCAGCGCGGCGACGTTGACCGCCTCGACGGGGGAGGATCCGCGCGACCTCGCCGAACTGCTCGCACTCGACGACGATCGCCTGACGGGGCTGGCCGCCGAGGCGGGCTACGGGTCGCTGCACGAGGTCGTCGACACCCTCGTCGCCCTTGGCTGCCTCGTGGTGACGGAGGACGGGAGGCTGCGTCCCGAGCCGGTGCTCGCCGCCGCGGTGCGCGAGGAATGACCGACCGGGCCACGGCGGTGGCCGCCGCGCTGCCGGAGCCCGTGCGGGCGGTGCTGCTGGCCGCCGCGCAGGTCGTCTCGCGGCGTGCCGCCGAACAGATCGTGCCGGAGCGGGTCGTCGCGGAACCGGCTGGCGTGACGGAGCTGCTCCGCCTGGTCGAGTGCTCCGCCGGGCTGCGGGCGGCGGTGCGTGCCAGCCTGCCCGTCGGGCCCGTCGACGGCCTCGCCGCGCAGCTCACCGCCGCCGATCCGGGGACCGCGGCGCGCGGCGCGCTCGCCGTCCGGCGGCTGCTCGACGACGCCCGCCGTGGCGTACGGCGGGAGGCCCGCCAGGCGGCCCGCGCGGAGCGGCCCGACCTCGACCAGCGGAAGGGGGACCGGGAGGCGCGGCGGCTGGCCGAGGCCCGCGCCGCCCGTGACCGCGCCCGGGCCGCCGCTGCCCACGCGGAGGCGGAGGCCGCCGCACTCCGGGCCCGCCTCGCCGACCTCACCGAGGACGTGGCGACGTTGACCGGCCGGGCCGAGGCCGCCGAAGCCCGGCTGGTCGTGGCCCGGCGGGCCACCAACGATCCGACGCTCCTGGCCGCCGCGCTGGCCGCCGCGCTCGCCCCCGCCCCGGTGGCTGGCCGCGCCGTCGACCAGCGGGGCGTCGGGCCGGGCGAACCGCAGCGGGTGGACCCCGCGCGCGGGGTGACGTCGGTCATGAGGGACCCCGACCGCTGGGCGGCCGCCGCGCGCACGGCCGGCCTCCCCGCCGACCAGGTGCGAACCGTCGACGCGTGGCTGCCGGTCCTGCTGGGGGCCTACGCGGCCCCGCCCCGGCCGGTCAGCCGGACCGTCGACCTGGGGTTGCGGGTCGACGTGCTCGGCGGCGGGCAGGAGATCGGGGCATCGTGCGTGCTCGTCACTGCCGGAGGCGTCCGGCTCCTCGTCGACGCCGGCAGCCGGCCGGGTGGCACCGACGCCGGGAGCCTGGCTCCGCCGAGGATCGCCGAGGCGCTCGCCGACCGGATCGACGCGGTCGTGGTCACCCACGCGCACAACGACCACGCCGGGTGGGTGCCCGCGCTGCTGCGGCAGCAGCCCCACGTGCCCGTCCTCGCCACCGAGGCGACCGCGGCCCTGCTCGCGACCATGTGGCACGACACCGCCAAGGTGCTCACCCGGCGTGGGGCCGCCGGCGTCGAGGGGGCATCCGTCACCGCGCCGGCCTACACCCACGACGACGTACGGCACGCGCTGTCGCGGCTGACCACGACGGCGTACGGGCAACGGCGTCGGGTGGGCGTCCTCGACGTGGAGCTGTTCCCCGCCGGTCACATCGTCGGCGCCGCCGGTGTGGTCGTCCACGCGGGCGACCGCCGCGTCGTGGTCTCCGGCGACGTGTCGCGTTCCGGGCAGCTCACGGTCGGCGGGGTGGTCGTGCCGGAGTCGGCCCGCGGCGCCGACCTGCTGCTGCTGGAGTCGACGTACGCCGGTGCCGGGCGGCTGACGCCCCGGGACGCGGCGATCGCGCGGTTCGTCGCCGACGTGGCGGCGGTCACCTCCGGCGGTGGCCGGGTGCTGATCCCCGCCTTCGCCCTCGGACGGGCGCAGGAGGCCGCGCTCGTGCTGGCCGAGCACCTGCCGGACGTCGACGTGGTGATCGACGGGCTGGCCCGGGACGTCGCGACGGTGTACGAGCAGTTCCCCGGGCCGGAGGGCGCCCCGTTGCGGATCTTCGGGGCGCGGGTGCGCGCGGTGCCGCCCGGCGGGACCCGGGCCGAGCTGGCGCGGCTGCGTACCGGCGTGGTGATCGCGACCTCCGGGATGCTGACCGCGGGTCCCGCCCTGACCTGGGCGCGGGAGCTGTTGCCCGACGCCTCGGCGGGGCTGATGGTCGTCGGCTACCAGGACGAGGACTCGCCCGGCGGCCGGCTGCTCGCGCTCGCCGACGCCGGTGGCGGGCGGTTCGAGCTGCCGGGATCCGGCGACGACCAGCCGGCCACGGTGGAGGTCGCGGCGCACATCGGCCGCTACGGGCTGGGCGCGCACGCCTCGGCGGACGAGTTGGTCACCATCGCCGCCGACATCGGGGCGGCGGAGGTGATGCTGGTGCACGGGGAACCGCGCGGACAGGCGGCGTTCGCCGCCCGGCTCCGGCTGCGCGGTCAGGCCACGGTACGGGCCGGGGCGTGGCGCCCGCCCGAGTCCGTGGCGTCCTGCTGACCCCGTCGGCGAGGCCGGGGTTGGGCAGCGGCCCGCGGTTTCTGTAACTATCCGTGGGGTGACGTTCACGGATGAGGTCGGCGTCCCGGGGGCGCCGGGATGACCGGTCGGCTGGGGGCCCTGCTGCGGCGGCACCGCGCGGCCGCCGGCCTGACCCAGGAGGAACTGGCCGACCTCGCGGGCGTCGCCGTGCGGACGGTGCGCAACCTGGAGCTCGGCCGCGTCGCCCGGCCGCAGCGTCGCACCGTGCAGGAACTGGCCGACCGACTCCGCCTCTCCGAGCCGGACCGTTCCCGGCTGCTCACCGCCGCCCGTGGGGGCGGGTGGGACGACGGGGCGGGCTCCCTCCCCGGTGACCTGGCCGACTTCGCCGGCCGGGCCGGGGAACTGCGCCGGCTGGCCGGCGCGGCCGAGGCGGCCGGGCGGGCCGGGGTCAGCCGGGTCGTGGTCGTCAGCGGCGTGCCCGGGGTCGGCAAGTCCAGCCTGGTGGTGCACGCCGCCCACGAGCAGGCGCACCGCTTCCCGGGTGGGCCCCTGTTCGTGGACCTGCGGGGCATGGACGACGAGCCGACGACCCTGGCGCAGGCCCTCGACCAGTTGCTGACCGCCCTCGGGGTGACCGCCGCACCGCCCTCCACGGATGCCGGGCTGACCCTCTGGCGCACGCTCGCGGCCGACCGGCGCGGCCTGCTGGTGCTGGACGACGCGCGGGACGAGGCGCAGGTACGGCCCCTGCTGCCGGGCGGACCGGGCTGGCTGGTGCTGGTGTCCAGCCGCAACGCGCTGGCCGGGCTGGTCGGGGCGGACCGGATGCCGCTGGGCGTGCTGTCCGACGCCGAGACGCGCGCCCTGCTCGCCGCGTCGGTGGGCGGCGGGCGGATCGCCGTCGACAGCCAGGCGGCGGCGGAACTGGGCCGGCTCTGCGGCGGGCTGCCGCTCGCCCTCCGGGCGGCCGTGAACCGGCTCGCGGTCCGGCCCGAGTGGAGCGCGCAGTGCTTCGTGGA
This genomic window contains:
- a CDS encoding MBL fold metallo-hydrolase; this translates as MTDRATAVAAALPEPVRAVLLAAAQVVSRRAAEQIVPERVVAEPAGVTELLRLVECSAGLRAAVRASLPVGPVDGLAAQLTAADPGTAARGALAVRRLLDDARRGVRREARQAARAERPDLDQRKGDREARRLAEARAARDRARAAAAHAEAEAAALRARLADLTEDVATLTGRAEAAEARLVVARRATNDPTLLAAALAAALAPAPVAGRAVDQRGVGPGEPQRVDPARGVTSVMRDPDRWAAAARTAGLPADQVRTVDAWLPVLLGAYAAPPRPVSRTVDLGLRVDVLGGGQEIGASCVLVTAGGVRLLVDAGSRPGGTDAGSLAPPRIAEALADRIDAVVVTHAHNDHAGWVPALLRQQPHVPVLATEATAALLATMWHDTAKVLTRRGAAGVEGASVTAPAYTHDDVRHALSRLTTTAYGQRRRVGVLDVELFPAGHIVGAAGVVVHAGDRRVVVSGDVSRSGQLTVGGVVVPESARGADLLLLESTYAGAGRLTPRDAAIARFVADVAAVTSGGGRVLIPAFALGRAQEAALVLAEHLPDVDVVIDGLARDVATVYEQFPGPEGAPLRIFGARVRAVPPGGTRAELARLRTGVVIATSGMLTAGPALTWARELLPDASAGLMVVGYQDEDSPGGRLLALADAGGGRFELPGSGDDQPATVEVAAHIGRYGLGAHASADELVTIAADIGAAEVMLVHGEPRGQAAFAARLRLRGQATVRAGAWRPPESVASC
- a CDS encoding XRE family transcriptional regulator, producing the protein MTGRLGALLRRHRAAAGLTQEELADLAGVAVRTVRNLELGRVARPQRRTVQELADRLRLSEPDRSRLLTAARGGGWDDGAGSLPGDLADFAGRAGELRRLAGAAEAAGRAGVSRVVVVSGVPGVGKSSLVVHAAHEQAHRFPGGPLFVDLRGMDDEPTTLAQALDQLLTALGVTAAPPSTDAGLTLWRTLAADRRGLLVLDDARDEAQVRPLLPGGPGWLVLVSSRNALAGLVGADRMPLGVLSDAETRALLAASVGGGRIAVDSQAAAELGRLCGGLPLALRAAVNRLAVRPEWSAQCFVERLRDERRRLDLLRAGDIQVRGAFERSYRLLDPAVRRTFRLLGAAPLAQYTAPVAAALSGEPVPVAEDRLDRLVDAGMLGVGTAPGRYVLHPLLALFAAERLAGDEAIGEREAARCRLAAHLRSRGALAEGADPLK